The stretch of DNA TAATGACCATAATCTTACTGTCTTATCTTCTGAACATGACAAGAGATATTTATTATCTGGTGAGAACGATACTCCATAAACTGGTCCACTGTGACCAATGAGTTTTCTGGTATTTTCTTGTGGTTTGTGACGATCTCTTTTCAATACCGATTTCAAAGGTTTCCCATCAAGACTCCACAACTTGATGTAACTGTCTTGGAATCCTGCTGCCACTAAAGTCGAATCGTCATTGAATTCAATACATGTCATATTATTGTTAGTGTTGTGAAATGTGTACATACAAACTGACGGTAAACTTGCTTGTATTGCACCTAACTTGATCTTTGATCGAGAATCCTCAACCTGTATAATCATCTTTTTTATATCATTTGCATCCTTCAATGGAAGAGGCAATGATTCTCTAACAGGCAGATCCTGGTCTGGCTTTGTCATATCTTGAAATTCTTTAGTTaatgttttgttgttgactGGCTCGATTTTTTCGTCTTTAATCTTCAATTCTGCTTCAACCTCCTTGGCAACATCAGGATCTATTGGTAACTTTCCCAATTTGACATTTTGTTCgttgaattttttcacTTCATTAGTATCAGTCACGTATTCTGATATTCCTTCTTCTGGATTGGCTTCACCTTCTTGATCTATTTTGTCTGGTCTATTAGTTGAAATCACAGGGTCCAagtattgatttataataCGAATCAAAATACCACCTCCAACTGCTTCGTTTTCATGGAGAAAatatatcaacaaattcaaagaaGTTTTGGATACCAAAATTctatatttgtattttctATAAGCAACAGCcaaatcattttcttctaaatGTTCTGGTAACGACAAACCAGCAAACTTTTCAACTTCAATACCGTGCAAAACCAAATGATCTGATCTGAATTTATCGAAAAATAATTTAGCCTCACTTGAAAACCCTTTAGAtatcaattccaaaaaacAATGAATGTACAACGGGTATAACACTCGAGATAACTCTGGCTTATACAAATCCAAAGATGATCCAACCCATCTTCTTAACATAGAATAAGCAGTAAAATAGATCTCTGGGTCACTTTCCCTTTTCGTCTTCTTTTCCAACTCTTTCAACTGTTTCaactctttttctttacttATTTTAACTTCACGATCCTTTGCCTCTCGTAACTCTTtctcaatttttgattgtttgtCTCGTAACTCCTTCAATTCCTGTTCAGCTTTAGTCAATTTCTCTTTTAAATCTTTATTGTCACCAATTTCATTGACAGAAGCCAATTCTGTGGTGGCTGGTGTTGCAAGGGGTACTGCTGGTGTCGGGATGTTGGAGCTCTCAAGTCTAAGTTGGGCTTCAGTTCTGTGATAtccttttttatttaaatactCTAAAACGATTCTATTCAAATCAGCCTGTGAATATTGTGGTTGATTGGATCTACCCTGTGAAGAACGTGCAGATcctgttgttgattgttgattttgtgttgatgatttctgttgttgttgttgttgtacaGAAGGAACCTGTGCTGGTGTTGGTGCCGATGGTTGAGAGTTCCCACTAGTATTGGTCAGTTCCTGTGTTTGGTGTTTGTCACCATCTTTATTACCTTGCAATTGCTTACTTTCATCCACCATTTTGAATACTTGTTGATAGATTtatcaaccaaaaaatag from Candida albicans SC5314 chromosome R, complete sequence encodes:
- a CDS encoding chromatin modification protein (Ortholog(s) have chromatin binding, protein complex scaffold, ubiquitin binding activity and role in histone acetylation, transcription from RNA polymerase II promoter) yields the protein MVDESKQLQGNKDGDKHQTQESTNTSGNSQPSAPTPAQVPSVQQQQQQKSSTQNQQSTTGSARSSQGRSNQPQYSQADLNRIVLEYLNKKGYHRTEAQLRLESSNIPTPAVPLATPATTELASVNEIGDNKDLKEKLTKAEQELKELRDKQSKIEKELREAKDREVKISKEKELKQLKELEKKTKRESDPEIYFTAYSMLRRWVGSSLDLYKPELSRVLYPLYIHCFLELISKGFSSEAKLFFDKFRSDHLVLHGIEVEKFAGLSLPEHLEENDLAVAYRKYKYRILVSKTSLNLLIYFLHENEAVGGGILIRIINQYLDPVISTNRPDKIDQEGEANPEEGISEYVTDTNEVKKFNEQNVKLGKLPIDPDVAKEVEAELKIKDEKIEPVNNKTLTKEFQDMTKPDQDSPVRESLPLPLKDANDIKKMIIQVEDSRSKIKLGAIQASLPSVCMYTFHNTNNNMTCIEFNDDSTLVAAGFQDSYIKLWSLDGKPLKSVLKRDRHKPQENTRKLIGHSGPVYGVSFSPDNKYLLSCSEDKTVRLWSLDTYTALVSYKGHTQPVWDVKFSPLGHYFVTASHDQTARLWATDHIYPLRIFAGHINDVDCVEFHPNSNYVFTGSSDKTCRMWDVHTGNCVRVFLGHTNSVNCLAVSPDGRWLASGGEDGIICVWDIGSGRRLKSMRGHARASLYSLAFSRDGTVLVSGCADNSVRVWDVKKNTNDAGPEPEAFNNNVNGNETNSDGASSTQQQQQPQQQQQQSKKESIATSDHMNAFFTKKTPVYKVHFTRRNLCLAAGAFQG